GAAACCACCCTCATGATAAAATACGGCCATTCTACAAAGCAGCGGATATCTGTATGGTTACATCCCTTCACGATGGGATGAACCTTGTTGCAAAAGAGTTTGTTGCTTCCTGTGATGACGAGGATGGAGTGCTTATTCTCAGTCAGTTCACGGGGGCGGCCCGTGAGCTGAAAGATGCCCTTATTGTGAACCCATATGATATAGAGTCAATGGCTGACGCCATTTATATGGCACTCAAGATGGACCCTGTTGAAAGATCAGAAAGGATGGGACGGATGAGAGCTACAATCCAGGAACAGAATATCTATCGGTGGGCAGGGAGCCTCATTACAGAACTCACCCGTGTCCGTTCAACATGAAAACATCCCCCGAATATTTTTTGAAAAGGGGTACGCTTGTATTCAAAAATAATATCAAGCGGCTTTTTCTTTTTTTTGACTTTGACGGCACCCTTGTTCCCATTCGAAATAATCCGGCAGACTGTTCACTCTCACCCAGGGTCAGAGATCAACTGGAAAAGATCGCCCTTTCAGGGTCCGCTTCTATTGCCATACTGAGCGGCAGATCCCTGGCTGATATAAAAAAAAGAGTACGGATAAAAGGCATTTACTATGGAGGCAATCACGGGCTGGAGATTTCAGGCCCCCGGATCAGGTTTATTCACCCTGAAGCGAAATCTTTTAAGCATACAATTGATAGAGCCTGTCAAAGCATTGAAAAGGCTACCAGAAATTTTCAAGGTGTATTCATTGAAAAAAAGAACCTGTCCTTTACGCTCCATTATCGTATGGCAAGCAAAGAAAGTAAGGCGTTGGTTCGTCATATCTTCCACAAGACCATATCTGAAGAATTTGCCGGAGATGCCTTTAAGGTAATAAAGGGCAAGGAGGTACTCGAATTGGCTCCGGATGTCCTTTGGGATAAAGGAAGAGCAGCGTTATTTATCTTGCAAAGACTCAATGCGGATTGTCTGCCCCTTTATGTGGGCGATGATTTAACTGATGAAACGGCCTTTAGGGCATTAAAGAAAAATGGCATCACAATCAGGGTCGGGAGTTCTAAAAAGACAGAGGCACAGTATTATCTCAAGGGTCATCGGGAGATTTTGCAGTTTCTTCAAACGATATATGATTGGGGAGCAGGATCAACCCTTGATCTGTGACAGTTGAGTTTCTCCGGATAACCCTTTTGAGTTTCTCCGGATATCTCTTTCGCGGTATGGAGGTTTCGCATGACAGACAAAGATGATGTGCAGCTCAGGGTACGCCTTAACCCTGCATTTACTCCACTCGTCACCTCTTTTGCAGAAGAGTCTGCAAAGGCCTTCGGGCTCGACCGCAACAGTGCCCTGAAACTTACGCTCGCCTGCGAAGAGATCTTTACCTACATGTGCGGGATCGATAAAGATGACAAACCGTTGACAATAACGGCAAGCAACGGTGTTTACTTTGTTCAGGTCAGGATTCTCTGTGAAGTTGCCCATTTTGACCCCAGGGCCTTCAATCTTACAGCGCACATATCTGCAAAAGACGAGGCGGGACTGGAAGACATGGGTCTGTTGATCGCATCGAGGTTAGTGGACAGGTTTGGTATTGCCCGCACTTCAGGGGACGGCCTTGAGGTGGTGTTGATCAAAGAGAAAACCTATCCTGAAACAGCCGATGCAGGACCGATCGAAGTGAAGCCGTTGGAAGCCGTGAATATCCTGACGCCCGATCCTGAGACATTAAAATTGTTTGCCCGTCAGATCGTGTCAATGTATGCCGATAATCTTTATCCGCCTGATTTCCGCTTTCCCGGCAAGGTAGCCGACATGGTGGCAAGCGGCGAATACAATGCCCTCCTTGCCGTTGACGACCAGGGTTCAATCGGGGGAGGCTTAATGTGGCGCCGGCGTATTGCCGGGAAAAAGATGGTGGAGTGCTACGGCCCTTATCTCTTCAACCAGTTGCCCGAATCGGGTATGGCCGAGAAGCTTACCGATGCCCTGATAGGCAGCATCTCAAAGACAGATGCCCTTTGTCTTATCAACGAGTACTCCACCCCTGAATTGCCGAAGCAATATTTCGAGCAACTGGGCGTTGTCGATTATTATGCGCCCGACGGAACCACCATCCCCTGGCCTTTCTACTACAGGTTCTTAAAGGAAGACCTGGGTGCACAGGTATGGGCGCATCCTGCCCTGGAGAAATTCCTGCAGGACCGGTACAAATCCTTATTCTTTGCAAGAAAGATAGTATTGACCGGATACGGGGGAGAAACACGTCCGCCCCATTCGGTCCTTGCCGCTCAATTTATCCGTACGCAACAAATGGTCTTCCTGCGCCCGATATGGGACGGCATGGACGCATCACAAAACCTTTCGAAACATATCGAGATACTGAGAAATGAGGGAATGCGGATCATCTTCTTTGAGATCGATCTCGGCCATTCATGGCAGGTAAATTTCACCCCGGCCCTTCTTGAAAACGGTTTTACGCCCCGGCTTATACTTCCTTATGCGGGAAAGGCCGATATAGTTATCTTTCAATACAGAGAAGGTGTATAGAGCCATGCCTGACAGACCGCTTGAAAGTCTTGTGCCTGAATACATAAAAAACTTTGAACCCTACATCCCGAGTAAACCGGACCCCGAACTTATGAAACTCTATGGGGTCGATCACTTATACCGCCTCAATAACAATGAAAATCCTCTGGGACCCCCGCCTGTTGCCCAGGAGATTATCCGGCGCTTTCAGCCTCCCAGGGCTGCTCTCTATCCCAGCGGGGATTCTTACTACATGCGCTATAAGCTCGCCGAAAAATTCGGCCTTAACCCTGACCAGTTTCTCTTCGGCAACGGGGCCAATGAGGTCATCGCCTTCGTGATCAAGGCCTTTTGTCAGGAAGGCGACAACATCATCACCGCGGATAAGACCTTTGCCGTCTATGAGTGGGTGGCTACATTCTCAGGGTTTGAGGCGCGCCTCGTGCCCCTCATCGATTTCGGGTTTGATGATGCGGCAATGCTGGAGAGGATCGATGAGCGGACCAAGATCCTTTTTGTATGCAACCCCAACAACCCTACCGGCACATACTGGAATTCGGCAAGGCTTCGTAATTTTCTCGATACAATAGGGGGGCGTCAGATCGTGGTTGTGGATGAAGCATATTGCGAATTTGTCGATGAGCCTGATTTTCCAAACGCCATGGAACTCTCTAAGGAATATCCCAACCTCGTTGTCTTTCGCACCTTTTCAAAGATGTTCGGCCTTGCCGGTCTGCGCATCGGTTACTTAGCGGGCAGCATGGAAGTGGTTGATATCATCCGCCGGACATGCGTGGTCTATTCCGTGAACGCTGTTGCGCAGGAGGCAGCCCTTGCCGCTATTGACGATGACGAGCATATCGGAAAGACAAGAAAACTCGTACACGCGGAAAAGGAATATCTCAGAAGGGAACTTGCGCAGATAGGACTTGAAACGCAATGCGGTGAAGGATGCTATATCATGATAAGGCTCCCCATGAATGACACCCTTGCTTACCGGAAGCTGATGTCTCAGGGGGTAATGATCCGCAGCATGACAGGTTTCAGGTTCCCCAACTGGATACGGGTCAGCATATCACAACATGAAGCCATGGAGGCCTTTATAGCAGGATTGAAAAGGATCCTCTCATGAGGCCGGGCAATCCTGAACCCGCCAAAAGACCGGCAGTAACCGGCAAAACAGGAAACCGCTTCGATGCCTATGCAAAGGTAACCGGCAAAGAGAGATATGCGGCGGATTACTATGGCGGGGATTGCCTCCGCGCCGGTGTAAAGCGGGCAGGAGTGCCTCATGCACTTTTAAAAAACATTTACATTGAAGAGGCAAAAACAATTCCAGGCGTCGTTGCCGTCCTTACCCACAGGGATATAAAGGGATCGAACAGACAGGGGATTATCAGAAAAGATCACCCTGTGCTCGTTGACGATAAGATCCGTTACACCGGCGACGCTGTTGCCCTCGTTATTGCCGAGACAGAGGAGGCGCTTAAGGACGCCCTTGATCTGATCACCTTCCAACACGAACCGCTCCCCGGTGTTTTTGAACCTGAAGAAGCGCTCAAAGAAGGGGCGCCCGTCATACATGAGGATAACCCTGATGGGAATCTTCTTCGCAGGATCTTCGTGGAAACAGGCAAAAAGGGCGATGCGCTCAAGGATTCAGAGGTGATCGCGGAAGGGTCCTTTGAACTTCCATACCAGGAACATGCCTACCTGGAAACCGAGGCAGGGTGGGCATACGCGACGGGCGACGGGAAGCTTGTCATTGTCGCCTCCACCCAGACACCGTTTCGCGACCGCATCGAGATCGCGCATTCCCTCGGTATGGAGGCAGAGGACATCCGGGTCATTGCGCCGTATCTGGGTGGAGCCTTTGGCGGGAAGGACGGCGTAACGGTTCAGTCTCTCCTCGGCCTTGCGGCCCTCAATGCCGGAGGAAGACCGGTGAAGATGTGGTGGGACCGGTATGAAAGCTTTCTGGCCGGGGTAAAGCGTCTGCCTGCCAGGATGCACTACCGTCTTGGCGCAAAGGGGGACGGGACGCTCCACGCGCTGGAATGCAGGCTTTACTTCAACGCGGGCGCCTATGCGGGGCTATGCGGGGAGGTCATGGCCCTTGCCATAGAACACGCAGGGGGAGCATACAGGATACCCAACGTCAGCATCCACGGCTGGTGCGTCTATACGAATAATCCCATCGGCGGCCCCTTCAGGGGTTTCGGGGTGCCTCAGGCAACGGCAGCCATGGAACAGATGATGGATATCCTTGCCGGGAGGCTCAATATGGATCCCTTTGAGCTGCGCCTTAAAAACGCGTTACGTCACGGAGATAAAAATTGCATGGGGGTCACTCTTAATTATTCTACGGGTCTTCTTGATTGCCTTCAGGAACTCTCCCGTCACCCACTCTGGCAGGAACGTGATGAGTGGAAGAAGGCGGCCCAGGCAGGCAAGAAAAGGGGTGTAGGGCTCGCGGCTCTCTCTCACGCCATGGGATATCCTCCCGTTGTCCCTGATATTGCCAATGCAAAAATAGAGCTTACCGGAGAAGGGACAATCCGCGTATACGCCGGGGTTGTGGACATGGGTCAGGGAAATGCCTCCACAAACCTCCAGATCGCAGGTGCGGTGCTCTCGCAGGAATCCGGCTCAATGGAGCTTATTCTTCCCGATACTGAAAAAACCCTCCCCTCCGGGTCTGCCTCGGCAAGCCGTTGTACGTATGTCTACGGCAATGCCCTTATTATTGCCGCAGCACAACTCAAGGAGATAATCCTCGAAAAATCCCTGGTTGCCCTGACAGCAGATACAAAAGAGGAACTTGACATGGGACAGGGGAAAGTGGTGCACAGGCAGACCGGGCGGGAGATATCTTTCAAGGCGCTTGCATTGTCCATGAACCCCCCGGAACGCATCGCTACGGGCTTTTTTCAGGTGCCTGTCACAGAAGAGGCGAGGGACGTCATCTACATGGGTCCCCATTGTATCTTTTCTTACGGTGCACACCTTGCCTGTGTTGAGATAGACGAGTCTACCGGCCAGGTTGCGATAAGCGCGTACCTCGCTGTCACCGATGCCGGGCGCGTCCTCAATCCCGTTCTCTATGAACAGCAGATCCAGGGAGGCATTGCCCAGGGTATCGGTTATGCGTTGATGGAAGACCTTAAGATCTCGGAGGGCCGCATAAAGACTGAAGATCTTGCCGCGTATAAGATCCCTACGGCACCGGATATCCCCAACATAGTATCCATTCCGGTGGAAATAGGCGAAGAGACAGGCCCCTTCGGCATCAAGGGCATCGGGGAGATAAGTATAAACGGACCCCTCCCTGCCATTGCAAACGCGATACATGATGCATGCGGTATAAGGATTCCCCGTGCGCCCTTCACTGCCGAGCGGATATTCACAGCCCTTGGCGAAAAAAGGCAGGAGGTATAGTATTATCGATCCCCGGCCAACGCCAGCAAGAACACCGGAAAAGATATTGGGCAAAGAATTTCTTATCCTTAACGGGATGCTCTTTCTCACTTCCATTACCATGGCGCTATTCTTCAAGTTTTATCAGTACCTTCGCTTTCTTGGAATAGACCCCGGCTGGTACGGTTTTATCATCGCCGCCGACTCGCTTGCCGGTCTCTTTTTGCAGCCGGTTCTGAGTCCGCTTTTGCACCCCGGCAATGCCAGGAGATGGATGTCCGCGGGTATTGCCTTGATAATCCTTGCCCTTTTTCTTTACAGGACGGCTGTTACGGTGCCATGGCTTATTGTGGTACGCATCCTTCACGGAGCGGGCTTTATTATATTTATCTCCGCCATGATGGCCATGATCGTAGCTTACATACCCATGCAAAAGAGCGGGCAGGCCTTCAGCTTCATCTCTACGGTACGGCTCCTTCCCTATGCGATCATGCCGGCCGTTGTAAGCCCTCTGGTGAAGACACCGGAAGGTTTTATCGATACACTGTGGTATGCAATCATTCTTATGGTACTATCCTTGTTTGTACCCACCCTCTTCAAATCGGGCGCATCGTCTGCAAACACCACAGGAAAACACACAAGGATAAGCGCAGGGGAATTGCGCGATGATATCAAAGACAGGAATGTCGTGATCCTTCTCATCGTCAATCTTCTTCTCTACAGCGGCTATACTACGGTTTTTTTCTTTCTGGAAGGGTTTGGAAAAAAGGCAGGGATAGGAAATCCCGGCTTGTTCTTCACTATCGCCACTATCGTTATGATCTGCGTGAGGCTTGCAGGGGGTGCCTTTTTTGACAAAACGAACAAGGTCCTGCTCATAGTATCATCCATGACCTTTCTTGCCTTTTGTTACATTACATTACCCTTTATCTCAGGCAATACCGGATTTTTTGTCATGGCCTTCCTCACCGGTCTCGGGTGGGGCATTGTCATGCCGGTATTGAATGCCATCATGTTTGACGTGTCGCCTCCCCGCTTTCAAGGCCTTAACCTGAACCTCTCCCTTGTCATGATGCAGGGAGGATTTTTCGTGGGTCCCCTGGCAGGCGGTTCTATACTGAAATACTGGGGTTATCCTGCACTTTTTTATTTCTGTAGTTTCTCGAGCATGATGGGTGCCGCCTTTGTACTTTTCAAGAAAGATAAATAACAGTATATAAAACTGATTCCAGGAGGGGACATGTCAGAAGATCAACCGGTTGGGATTAAAGAAGGGCAACGATTCACGATTGACACCTTCCGGCCCGAAGACGCGGACGGCGTTACAAGACTTTTTACAGCGGTGTACGGCAATGGATACCCGGTAAGGCTTGTGTATGATCCGGCAGCGCTTGTGTCGGCTTTTCACGCGAAGGAGAATGTCCCTGCCGTGGCCCGTACAGAGAACGGGGACATTGTAGGATATGACGCATTATTCCGGTCAGCCCCGAACCCGAAACTCTATGAGGCAGGTCAGGGGTTGGTGCTTCCTGCATACCGCGGGATAGGCATCAGCGTGGAGATGAACCGCTATGTATGCGATGTGCTTGCAAAAGAATTCGATGTGAATGCAATCTTCGGCGAGGCCGTCTGCAACCATACATACATGCAGAAAAGTTGGAGCGGGCTGGTGGGATCGGATACGGAGACAGCCCTTGAGGTAGACCTCATGCCCGCGAAGGCTTATACGCAGGAGCAGAGCTCATCCGGCAGAGTGGCGGTACTCCCCATGTTCAAGATCTACAGGAAGAGACCGCACACGGTCTACATCCCCCCGATCTACCGGGAACAACTGGCATACATCTATTCAAAGATCAACGATACCCGCACCCTTGAATTATCTTCAGAAAATATCCCTCAGGAGGCAGCAACGGAATCAAGCTCTCAGGTCTTTGATTTCGCAAACGTGGCCCGGATTGCCTTTTCCGGCACAGGGAGAGACTTTGACAGCATTTTCGATAAGAAAGAGGAAGAGTTGCTGCGCGAACGAATAATAGTAATACAGGTCTGGCTGAAACTCGGTATGCCCTGGATTGGCAGGATCGTTGATTCGTTGAGAGACCGTGGGTATTTCCTGGGGGGCGTACTTCCTCAGTGGTTTGATAGCGACGGCCTCCTTATGCAGAAGGTCATCGGGACACCAAACTGGGAGGGGATTCAGCTTTACTCGGAGAGGGCAAAGACGATTATGGACTTTACGCGTGCCGATTGGCAGGCAACAACGCGATAACCATTTATATAATCAATAACTCCGAACAGTTTTTTCAAACACACATAATTTCCGGTCTTATTTATCCAGTGCCTCTCTGACTTTAACCAGGAGTTCGATCTGCATCAACGATCATCAGGTCGATGGCATGTTTCTTTTCAATGAATCTCCCACAGCATCCTCCCCGGACCGCCTCTATAACTGAATACCCTTGCCTTATTTCTGCTTCTTCTCTATCTTCAATACCGTATGTGCCATGTAGGTGCTGCCCTCTTTGTCGTAGCCGACCCTCACCGTATCGCCGGGTTTGATCGTCTTGTTGCCCACGATGACGGCATTCGAGGTGTTGAAGGTGATGTCTGCCTCATCGATGAGCTTCTCCTTGAAGACAGTATCCT
The sequence above is a segment of the Syntrophorhabdaceae bacterium genome. Coding sequences within it:
- the otsB gene encoding trehalose-phosphatase: MKRGTLVFKNNIKRLFLFFDFDGTLVPIRNNPADCSLSPRVRDQLEKIALSGSASIAILSGRSLADIKKRVRIKGIYYGGNHGLEISGPRIRFIHPEAKSFKHTIDRACQSIEKATRNFQGVFIEKKNLSFTLHYRMASKESKALVRHIFHKTISEEFAGDAFKVIKGKEVLELAPDVLWDKGRAALFILQRLNADCLPLYVGDDLTDETAFRALKKNGITIRVGSSKKTEAQYYLKGHREILQFLQTIYDWGAGSTLDL
- a CDS encoding trehalose-6-phosphate synthase gives rise to the protein NHPHDKIRPFYKAADICMVTSLHDGMNLVAKEFVASCDDEDGVLILSQFTGAARELKDALIVNPYDIESMADAIYMALKMDPVERSERMGRMRATIQEQNIYRWAGSLITELTRVRST
- the hisC gene encoding histidinol-phosphate transaminase, which encodes MPDRPLESLVPEYIKNFEPYIPSKPDPELMKLYGVDHLYRLNNNENPLGPPPVAQEIIRRFQPPRAALYPSGDSYYMRYKLAEKFGLNPDQFLFGNGANEVIAFVIKAFCQEGDNIITADKTFAVYEWVATFSGFEARLVPLIDFGFDDAAMLERIDERTKILFVCNPNNPTGTYWNSARLRNFLDTIGGRQIVVVDEAYCEFVDEPDFPNAMELSKEYPNLVVFRTFSKMFGLAGLRIGYLAGSMEVVDIIRRTCVVYSVNAVAQEAALAAIDDDEHIGKTRKLVHAEKEYLRRELAQIGLETQCGEGCYIMIRLPMNDTLAYRKLMSQGVMIRSMTGFRFPNWIRVSISQHEAMEAFIAGLKRILS
- a CDS encoding MFS transporter — protein: MAKKGRRYSIIDPRPTPARTPEKILGKEFLILNGMLFLTSITMALFFKFYQYLRFLGIDPGWYGFIIAADSLAGLFLQPVLSPLLHPGNARRWMSAGIALIILALFLYRTAVTVPWLIVVRILHGAGFIIFISAMMAMIVAYIPMQKSGQAFSFISTVRLLPYAIMPAVVSPLVKTPEGFIDTLWYAIILMVLSLFVPTLFKSGASSANTTGKHTRISAGELRDDIKDRNVVILLIVNLLLYSGYTTVFFFLEGFGKKAGIGNPGLFFTIATIVMICVRLAGGAFFDKTNKVLLIVSSMTFLAFCYITLPFISGNTGFFVMAFLTGLGWGIVMPVLNAIMFDVSPPRFQGLNLNLSLVMMQGGFFVGPLAGGSILKYWGYPALFYFCSFSSMMGAAFVLFKKDK
- a CDS encoding xanthine dehydrogenase family protein molybdopterin-binding subunit; this translates as MRPGNPEPAKRPAVTGKTGNRFDAYAKVTGKERYAADYYGGDCLRAGVKRAGVPHALLKNIYIEEAKTIPGVVAVLTHRDIKGSNRQGIIRKDHPVLVDDKIRYTGDAVALVIAETEEALKDALDLITFQHEPLPGVFEPEEALKEGAPVIHEDNPDGNLLRRIFVETGKKGDALKDSEVIAEGSFELPYQEHAYLETEAGWAYATGDGKLVIVASTQTPFRDRIEIAHSLGMEAEDIRVIAPYLGGAFGGKDGVTVQSLLGLAALNAGGRPVKMWWDRYESFLAGVKRLPARMHYRLGAKGDGTLHALECRLYFNAGAYAGLCGEVMALAIEHAGGAYRIPNVSIHGWCVYTNNPIGGPFRGFGVPQATAAMEQMMDILAGRLNMDPFELRLKNALRHGDKNCMGVTLNYSTGLLDCLQELSRHPLWQERDEWKKAAQAGKKRGVGLAALSHAMGYPPVVPDIANAKIELTGEGTIRVYAGVVDMGQGNASTNLQIAGAVLSQESGSMELILPDTEKTLPSGSASASRCTYVYGNALIIAAAQLKEIILEKSLVALTADTKEELDMGQGKVVHRQTGREISFKALALSMNPPERIATGFFQVPVTEEARDVIYMGPHCIFSYGAHLACVEIDESTGQVAISAYLAVTDAGRVLNPVLYEQQIQGGIAQGIGYALMEDLKISEGRIKTEDLAAYKIPTAPDIPNIVSIPVEIGEETGPFGIKGIGEISINGPLPAIANAIHDACGIRIPRAPFTAERIFTALGEKRQEV